In Vitis riparia cultivar Riparia Gloire de Montpellier isolate 1030 chromosome 19, EGFV_Vit.rip_1.0, whole genome shotgun sequence, the following proteins share a genomic window:
- the LOC117908722 gene encoding serine/threonine-protein kinase AGC1-7-like isoform X3, translating to MSCSSQEEARCEPKHMDPVAKSSANSTHSPPPQESKKEGAVKSNAANATATATHDLASAHAPVDPASKTNANSSMNPPSAKTNEAKTSYLGPNNNRGMSTSTRSDSLESSTTPLRPHTGGDVRWDAINLANSRDSPLGLSHFRLLKRLGYGDIGSVYLVELRGTTAYFAMKVMDKASLASRNKLLRAQTEKEILGLLDHPFLPTLYSYFETDKFYCLVMEFCSGGNLHSLRQKQPNKHFSEEAARFYASEVLLALEYLHMLGIVYRDLKPENVLVRDEGHIMLSDFDLSLRCSVSPTLVKSSSGHSGSTVGGGGGGISSGAILDDEYAVQGCIQPSTFLPRILPTKKNRKSKSDFGLFVGGSLPELMAEPTNVRSMSFVGTHEYLAPEIIRGEGHGSAVDWWTFGIFLYELLHGTTPFKGQGNRATLFNVVGQPLRFPDTPTVSFMARDLIRGLLVKEPQKRIAYKRGATEIKQHPFFEGVNWALVRSAMPPHIPEPVDFGHFASKESGHAEKKNSDTGGDKHKNSPNDASYVDFEYF from the exons ATGAGTTGCAGTTCACAAGAAGAAGCACGATGCGAGCCCAAACATATGGATCCAGTTGCCAAGAGCAGTGCCAATTCAACCCACAGCCCCCCGCCTCAGGAATCCAAAAAGGAGGGGGCAGTCAAAAGTAACGCCGCCAATGCAACTGCAACTGCAACTCATGATTTGGCCTCTGCACATGCACCTGTGGATCCTGCTTCCAAAACTAATGCAAATTCGTCTATGAACCCACCATCTGCaaagacaaatgaagcaaagaCTAGTTATCTTGGCCCCAACAATAACAGAGGGATGAGCACTAGCACCCGTAGTGACAGCTTAGAGAGCTCTACCACACCCTTGAGACCCCACACTGGTGGTGATGTTCGATGGGATGCTATTAACTTGGCCAATTCTAGAGACTCCCCTCTTGGGCTTAGCCATTTTCGGCTGCTCAAGCGCCTTGGCTATGGTGACATTGGAAGTGTCTATCTTGTTGAACTCAGAGGAACCACTGCCTACTTTGCAATGAAAGTGATGGACAAAGCATCTCTTGCAAGTAGAAACAAGCTACTTCGGGCCCAGACAGAGAAGGAGATTCTTGGACTCCTTGACCACCCATTCTTGCCCACTCTGTATTCCTACTTTGAGACTGATAAATTCTATTGCTTGGTCATGGAGTTCTGCAGTGGAGGTAATCTACATTCTCTGCGGCAGAAACAACCCAACAAGCATTTTTCTGAAGAAGCTGCCCG GTTTTATGCATCAGAGGTATTGCTAGCACTTGAGTATCTGCACATGCTAGGCATCGTGTACAGGGATCTGAAGCCAGAAAATGTGCTAGTAAGAGATGAGGGTCATATCATGCTCTCTGACTTTGACCTCTCACTCCGCTGTTCTGTGAGTCCAACGCTAGTCAAGTCTTCATCCGGGCATTCAGGTAGCACAGTTGGTGGTGGTGGCGGAGGTATCAGCAGCGGAGCAATTCTGGATGATGAATATGCAGTGCAGGGGTGTATCCAGCCTTCTACTTTTCTCCCACGCATTCTACCAACTAAAAAAAACCGAAAATCTAAATCAGATTTTGGCCTCTTTGTTGGAGGGTCCCTTCCAGAACTAATGGCAGAGCCCACAAACGTGAGATCAATGTCATTTGTGGGAACCCATGAATACTTGGCCCCAGAGATCATAAGAGGAGAGGGGCATGGCAGTGCTGTGGACTGGTGGACATTTGGTATATTCTTGTACGAGCTGTTGCATGGAACAACTCCCTTCAAGGGCCAAGGCAATCGTGCCACACTGTTTAATGTTGTAGGGCAGCCATTAAGATTTCCAGATACTCCAACAGTGAGTTTCATGGCTCGTGATCTTATAAGAGGGCTTTTGGTGAAGGAACCGCAGAAGCGAATTGCATACAAAAGGGGTGCCACAGAAATAAAACAACACCCATTCTTTGAAGGAGTGAACTGGGCCCTAGTGAGGAGCGCCATGCCTCCCCACATACCCGAACCAGTAGACTTTGGGCACTTTGCTAGTAAAGAGTCGGGCCATGCTGAGAAGAAGAATTCAGATACTGGGGGTGATAAACACAAGAATAGTCCGAATGATGCTTCTTATGTTGATTTCGAGTACTTTTAG
- the LOC117908722 gene encoding serine/threonine-protein kinase AGC1-7-like isoform X2: MSLKPTKGLDSSEMSCSSQEEARCEPKHMDPVAKSSANSTHSPPPQESKKEGAVKSNAANATATATHDLASAHAPVDPASKTNANSSMNPPSAKTNEAKTSYLGPNNNRGMSTSTRSDSLESSTTPLRPHTGGDVRWDAINLANSRDSPLGLSHFRLLKRLGYGDIGSVYLVELRGTTAYFAMKVMDKASLASRNKLLRAQTEKEILGLLDHPFLPTLYSYFETDKFYCLVMEFCSGGNLHSLRQKQPNKHFSEEAARFYASEVLLALEYLHMLGIVYRDLKPENVLVRDEGHIMLSDFDLSLRCSVSPTLVKSSSGHSGSTVGGGGGGISSGAILDDEYAVQGCIQPSTFLPRILPTKKNRKSKSDFGLFVGGSLPELMAEPTNVRSMSFVGTHEYLAPEIIRGEGHGSAVDWWTFGIFLYELLHGTTPFKGQGNRATLFNVVGQPLRFPDTPTVSFMARDLIRGLLVKEPQKRIAYKRGATEIKQHPFFEGVNWALVRSAMPPHIPEPVDFGHFASKESGHAEKKNSDTGGDKHKNSPNDASYVDFEYF, translated from the exons ATGTCTTTGAAGCCTACGAAAGGGCTTGACTCATCTGAG ATGAGTTGCAGTTCACAAGAAGAAGCACGATGCGAGCCCAAACATATGGATCCAGTTGCCAAGAGCAGTGCCAATTCAACCCACAGCCCCCCGCCTCAGGAATCCAAAAAGGAGGGGGCAGTCAAAAGTAACGCCGCCAATGCAACTGCAACTGCAACTCATGATTTGGCCTCTGCACATGCACCTGTGGATCCTGCTTCCAAAACTAATGCAAATTCGTCTATGAACCCACCATCTGCaaagacaaatgaagcaaagaCTAGTTATCTTGGCCCCAACAATAACAGAGGGATGAGCACTAGCACCCGTAGTGACAGCTTAGAGAGCTCTACCACACCCTTGAGACCCCACACTGGTGGTGATGTTCGATGGGATGCTATTAACTTGGCCAATTCTAGAGACTCCCCTCTTGGGCTTAGCCATTTTCGGCTGCTCAAGCGCCTTGGCTATGGTGACATTGGAAGTGTCTATCTTGTTGAACTCAGAGGAACCACTGCCTACTTTGCAATGAAAGTGATGGACAAAGCATCTCTTGCAAGTAGAAACAAGCTACTTCGGGCCCAGACAGAGAAGGAGATTCTTGGACTCCTTGACCACCCATTCTTGCCCACTCTGTATTCCTACTTTGAGACTGATAAATTCTATTGCTTGGTCATGGAGTTCTGCAGTGGAGGTAATCTACATTCTCTGCGGCAGAAACAACCCAACAAGCATTTTTCTGAAGAAGCTGCCCG GTTTTATGCATCAGAGGTATTGCTAGCACTTGAGTATCTGCACATGCTAGGCATCGTGTACAGGGATCTGAAGCCAGAAAATGTGCTAGTAAGAGATGAGGGTCATATCATGCTCTCTGACTTTGACCTCTCACTCCGCTGTTCTGTGAGTCCAACGCTAGTCAAGTCTTCATCCGGGCATTCAGGTAGCACAGTTGGTGGTGGTGGCGGAGGTATCAGCAGCGGAGCAATTCTGGATGATGAATATGCAGTGCAGGGGTGTATCCAGCCTTCTACTTTTCTCCCACGCATTCTACCAACTAAAAAAAACCGAAAATCTAAATCAGATTTTGGCCTCTTTGTTGGAGGGTCCCTTCCAGAACTAATGGCAGAGCCCACAAACGTGAGATCAATGTCATTTGTGGGAACCCATGAATACTTGGCCCCAGAGATCATAAGAGGAGAGGGGCATGGCAGTGCTGTGGACTGGTGGACATTTGGTATATTCTTGTACGAGCTGTTGCATGGAACAACTCCCTTCAAGGGCCAAGGCAATCGTGCCACACTGTTTAATGTTGTAGGGCAGCCATTAAGATTTCCAGATACTCCAACAGTGAGTTTCATGGCTCGTGATCTTATAAGAGGGCTTTTGGTGAAGGAACCGCAGAAGCGAATTGCATACAAAAGGGGTGCCACAGAAATAAAACAACACCCATTCTTTGAAGGAGTGAACTGGGCCCTAGTGAGGAGCGCCATGCCTCCCCACATACCCGAACCAGTAGACTTTGGGCACTTTGCTAGTAAAGAGTCGGGCCATGCTGAGAAGAAGAATTCAGATACTGGGGGTGATAAACACAAGAATAGTCCGAATGATGCTTCTTATGTTGATTTCGAGTACTTTTAG
- the LOC117908722 gene encoding serine/threonine-protein kinase RHS3-like isoform X1: MLTLILDIIHAYAFDEDFPTPFNRIPIEGHCRVTQLMSLKPTKGLDSSEMSCSSQEEARCEPKHMDPVAKSSANSTHSPPPQESKKEGAVKSNAANATATATHDLASAHAPVDPASKTNANSSMNPPSAKTNEAKTSYLGPNNNRGMSTSTRSDSLESSTTPLRPHTGGDVRWDAINLANSRDSPLGLSHFRLLKRLGYGDIGSVYLVELRGTTAYFAMKVMDKASLASRNKLLRAQTEKEILGLLDHPFLPTLYSYFETDKFYCLVMEFCSGGNLHSLRQKQPNKHFSEEAARFYASEVLLALEYLHMLGIVYRDLKPENVLVRDEGHIMLSDFDLSLRCSVSPTLVKSSSGHSGSTVGGGGGGISSGAILDDEYAVQGCIQPSTFLPRILPTKKNRKSKSDFGLFVGGSLPELMAEPTNVRSMSFVGTHEYLAPEIIRGEGHGSAVDWWTFGIFLYELLHGTTPFKGQGNRATLFNVVGQPLRFPDTPTVSFMARDLIRGLLVKEPQKRIAYKRGATEIKQHPFFEGVNWALVRSAMPPHIPEPVDFGHFASKESGHAEKKNSDTGGDKHKNSPNDASYVDFEYF, encoded by the exons ATGTTGACTTTGATATTGGACATCATCCATGCATATGCCTTTGATGAAGATTTTCCTACCCCATTCAACA GAATTCCTATTGAGGGGCATTGCCGTGTTACCCAATTGATGTCTTTGAAGCCTACGAAAGGGCTTGACTCATCTGAG ATGAGTTGCAGTTCACAAGAAGAAGCACGATGCGAGCCCAAACATATGGATCCAGTTGCCAAGAGCAGTGCCAATTCAACCCACAGCCCCCCGCCTCAGGAATCCAAAAAGGAGGGGGCAGTCAAAAGTAACGCCGCCAATGCAACTGCAACTGCAACTCATGATTTGGCCTCTGCACATGCACCTGTGGATCCTGCTTCCAAAACTAATGCAAATTCGTCTATGAACCCACCATCTGCaaagacaaatgaagcaaagaCTAGTTATCTTGGCCCCAACAATAACAGAGGGATGAGCACTAGCACCCGTAGTGACAGCTTAGAGAGCTCTACCACACCCTTGAGACCCCACACTGGTGGTGATGTTCGATGGGATGCTATTAACTTGGCCAATTCTAGAGACTCCCCTCTTGGGCTTAGCCATTTTCGGCTGCTCAAGCGCCTTGGCTATGGTGACATTGGAAGTGTCTATCTTGTTGAACTCAGAGGAACCACTGCCTACTTTGCAATGAAAGTGATGGACAAAGCATCTCTTGCAAGTAGAAACAAGCTACTTCGGGCCCAGACAGAGAAGGAGATTCTTGGACTCCTTGACCACCCATTCTTGCCCACTCTGTATTCCTACTTTGAGACTGATAAATTCTATTGCTTGGTCATGGAGTTCTGCAGTGGAGGTAATCTACATTCTCTGCGGCAGAAACAACCCAACAAGCATTTTTCTGAAGAAGCTGCCCG GTTTTATGCATCAGAGGTATTGCTAGCACTTGAGTATCTGCACATGCTAGGCATCGTGTACAGGGATCTGAAGCCAGAAAATGTGCTAGTAAGAGATGAGGGTCATATCATGCTCTCTGACTTTGACCTCTCACTCCGCTGTTCTGTGAGTCCAACGCTAGTCAAGTCTTCATCCGGGCATTCAGGTAGCACAGTTGGTGGTGGTGGCGGAGGTATCAGCAGCGGAGCAATTCTGGATGATGAATATGCAGTGCAGGGGTGTATCCAGCCTTCTACTTTTCTCCCACGCATTCTACCAACTAAAAAAAACCGAAAATCTAAATCAGATTTTGGCCTCTTTGTTGGAGGGTCCCTTCCAGAACTAATGGCAGAGCCCACAAACGTGAGATCAATGTCATTTGTGGGAACCCATGAATACTTGGCCCCAGAGATCATAAGAGGAGAGGGGCATGGCAGTGCTGTGGACTGGTGGACATTTGGTATATTCTTGTACGAGCTGTTGCATGGAACAACTCCCTTCAAGGGCCAAGGCAATCGTGCCACACTGTTTAATGTTGTAGGGCAGCCATTAAGATTTCCAGATACTCCAACAGTGAGTTTCATGGCTCGTGATCTTATAAGAGGGCTTTTGGTGAAGGAACCGCAGAAGCGAATTGCATACAAAAGGGGTGCCACAGAAATAAAACAACACCCATTCTTTGAAGGAGTGAACTGGGCCCTAGTGAGGAGCGCCATGCCTCCCCACATACCCGAACCAGTAGACTTTGGGCACTTTGCTAGTAAAGAGTCGGGCCATGCTGAGAAGAAGAATTCAGATACTGGGGGTGATAAACACAAGAATAGTCCGAATGATGCTTCTTATGTTGATTTCGAGTACTTTTAG